In a genomic window of Candidatus Eisenbacteria bacterium:
- the ispD gene encoding 2-C-methyl-D-erythritol 4-phosphate cytidylyltransferase — protein sequence MTAMDTHGVKGHAILLAAGLGRRLGAGAQKGFVPIHGRPLLCWSLETFARHPSIGEVIVVLAPGEAARDRCRTDVLAPMGLAERVKLIEGGVRRQDSSHHGIEALPDSLREDPSTVVLIHDAARPLVSQFLISRCLRAMADYPDAAGALPALPARETLKRVEESWISATVSREGIWGAQTPQVFRLGPLRESHARAAREGRAVTDDAMLLEAAGHRIRIVPGDLENLKVTFPEDKLFVERLLRAREMR from the coding sequence GTGACCGCGATGGACACGCATGGAGTGAAGGGGCATGCCATCTTGCTCGCGGCGGGTTTGGGCCGCCGGCTGGGAGCGGGGGCGCAGAAGGGGTTCGTCCCGATCCACGGCCGTCCTCTCCTCTGCTGGTCGCTCGAGACCTTCGCGCGGCATCCTTCGATCGGCGAGGTGATCGTGGTGCTGGCCCCGGGGGAGGCGGCGCGCGACCGCTGCCGGACGGACGTGCTCGCACCCATGGGTCTCGCGGAGAGGGTCAAGCTCATCGAGGGAGGCGTGCGGCGCCAGGACTCATCCCATCACGGGATCGAAGCCCTGCCCGATTCCCTCCGCGAGGATCCCTCCACGGTCGTTCTGATCCACGACGCGGCCCGTCCCCTCGTGTCGCAGTTTCTGATCTCGCGGTGCCTGCGCGCGATGGCCGATTACCCGGACGCCGCGGGCGCGCTCCCCGCCCTCCCCGCGCGCGAGACGCTGAAGCGGGTCGAGGAGTCGTGGATCTCGGCGACGGTCAGCCGCGAGGGAATCTGGGGCGCTCAGACGCCGCAGGTCTTTCGCCTGGGCCCGCTCAGGGAATCGCACGCTCGGGCCGCGCGGGAAGGGCGGGCCGTGACCGACGACGCGATGCTCCTCGAGGCCGCCGGCCATCGGATCCGGATCGTGCCCGGCGATCTCGAGAACCTCAAGGTGACGTTTCCCGAGGACAAGCTCTTCGTCGAGCGTCTGCTGCGCGCTCGCGAGATGAGGTGA